A segment of the Gemmatimonadota bacterium genome:
GGTCCATATCTCAAATTGGGCATGGGCGTTGCGGGAGATGATGCGTCCAGTTTCGCCGATGAATTCCAGGGACCAGGCAAAGGGTCTGGTTTCGGAGCGGGAGTTTAAGATGGTGCGGAGGCCGTTTTCATATACGATGATCCCGGATCCGGGGATGTCGGCGTTGGATTGGGCCTGTTTGTCTGTGTCGATGAGACCGACTACCCATTGGGCTGGCGCATCGGCAAAGAGGCGGAGTAAGGTCAGGGTATGGCTTTGAATATTGGAAAGGCTGGAAGGGCTGTGGCAGATCATTGTTTTTAAGGGTCCAATGATGCCGTCGACTATGAGTCGGCGGGCATTTGTGTAGTAGCTATACCAGTTGAGGTGACAGGCCATTGAGAGGATGACGTTGTTTTTGGCGCAGGCGTCGATCATGACATCGGCTTCGGCCAATGTGCGGCACATCGGTTTGGTGGCGAAGATGGCTTTGACGCCCAGTTCGGCCAGGCCGACCGTGATTTCAGCGCGGGGTTCGGGGCGGGTGGTCAGACATACCACATCGATTTGTTCTTTTTCGACCATTTCCCGGTAATCGGTGTACAGGGCTGAAACGTTCCAGCGCTGTTTGAAGTCCTCGAGTTTGGCGGGGTCATCATCAGCGGCGGCAACGAGATCAATTCCCCGGGCTTCAATCCTCGCGGGCGCTCTGGGCCCAGGGCCTCGCGC
Coding sequences within it:
- a CDS encoding Gfo/Idh/MocA family oxidoreductase encodes the protein ARGPGPRAPARIEARGIDLVAAADDDPAKLEDFKQRWNVSALYTDYREMVEKEQIDVVCLTTRPEPRAEITVGLAELGVKAIFATKPMCRTLAEADVMIDACAKNNVILSMACHLNWYSYYTNARRLIVDGIIGPLKTMICHSPSSLSNIQSHTLTLLRLFADAPAQWVVGLIDTDKQAQSNADIPGSGIIVYENGLRTILNSRSETRPFAWSLEFIGETGRIISRNAHAQFEIWTPHPETGAPTQTHLPGPWHPRSSMVDAIEGVCRSIEQGREDICPGEFGREALEIGIAIRESHRRGNIRIDLPLEDRSLRMG